From a region of the Candidatus Pantoea bituminis genome:
- a CDS encoding ribosomal protein uL16 3-hydroxylase encodes MDYQLDLNWPDFIQRYWQKRPVVLKRGFKNFIDPISPDELAGLAMENEIDSRLVSHQDGKWQVSHGPFESFDHLGENNWSLLVQAVNNWHEPSAALMRPFRFLPDWRIDDLMISFAVPGGGVGPHLDQYDVFIIQGTGRRRWRVGEKVPMKQHCPHPDLLQVEPFDAIIDEEMEPGDILYIPPGFPHEGYSLENAINYSVGFRAPSGRELISSFADYALANELGSYRFTDPDVPSRDCPSQILPQEIEGVRQVMLDVINQPEHFAQWFGEFISQSRHELDVAPPEPPYQPDEVYDALQQGDILSRLGGLRVLTIGDAVFVNGERIECSHPEVLTVLAHHQDITLEELGDALDDPSVLAQIAALVNAGYWYFSGE; translated from the coding sequence ATGGACTATCAGCTCGATCTCAACTGGCCCGATTTTATTCAACGCTACTGGCAAAAACGTCCGGTGGTATTAAAGCGTGGCTTTAAAAACTTCATTGATCCCATTTCTCCTGATGAGCTGGCTGGTCTGGCAATGGAAAATGAAATCGACAGTCGCCTGGTCAGTCATCAGGATGGCAAATGGCAGGTTAGCCACGGTCCGTTTGAAAGTTTTGATCATCTGGGTGAGAACAATTGGTCGTTGCTGGTGCAGGCCGTTAATAACTGGCATGAACCCTCTGCAGCGCTAATGCGCCCTTTCCGCTTTTTGCCTGACTGGCGCATCGATGATTTGATGATTTCGTTTGCTGTACCGGGCGGCGGCGTTGGCCCGCATCTCGACCAGTACGATGTCTTCATTATTCAGGGCACCGGACGCCGCCGCTGGCGTGTGGGTGAAAAAGTGCCGATGAAGCAGCATTGCCCCCATCCAGACCTGCTTCAGGTTGAACCCTTTGATGCCATCATCGATGAAGAGATGGAACCCGGCGATATTCTCTATATTCCGCCAGGTTTCCCGCATGAAGGTTATTCGCTGGAAAACGCCATTAACTATTCGGTTGGCTTCCGTGCCCCAAGCGGCCGAGAATTGATCAGTAGTTTTGCCGATTACGCGCTGGCTAACGAATTGGGCAGTTATCGCTTTACCGATCCTGATGTTCCTTCGCGTGATTGCCCTTCACAGATCCTGCCGCAAGAAATTGAAGGCGTGCGTCAGGTGATGCTGGATGTGATCAACCAGCCGGAACATTTTGCCCAATGGTTTGGTGAATTTATTTCACAATCACGCCATGAGCTGGATGTTGCGCCACCGGAGCCGCCGTATCAGCCTGATGAAGTTTACGATGCGCTACAGCAGGGCGATATACTCTCTCGCTTGGGTGGCTTGCGCGTGTTAACCATTGGCGATGCGGTTTTCGTCAACGGTGAGCGTATCGAATGTTCGCACCCGGAAGTCTTGACGGTGCTGGCGCATCATCAAGATATTACGCTGGAAGAGTTAGGTGACGCGCTGGACGATCCTTCAGTGCTGGCACAGATCGCGGCGCTGGTGAATGCCGGTTACTGGTATTTCAGCGGCGAGTAA
- the pepT gene encoding peptidase T, with product MEQLLERFLSYVAVETQAKPQARQVPSSEGQWTLARQLQEELLALGFVDVTLSDHCCVMGTLPANVDWPTPVIGFISHMDTSPDYTAKNVNPQIIENYRGGDIALGNGDEVLSPVMFPVLHKLTGHTLITTDGKTLLGADDKAGIAEIMTAMARLTKGDIPHGAIRVAFTPDEEIGRGTSYFDVEGFAADWAYTVDGSDLGEFEYENFNAASATVKITGNNVHPGSAKGVMVNALELATQFHQAVPAKEKPQYTEGYEGFYHLHQMKGTVENAELLYIIRDFDTESFEQRKQVLEQIAQQISQGLHPDCSVKVDITNSYRNMREKVEPFPHIIDLALQAMRDCGIEPNVKPIRGGTDGSSLSWKGLPCPNLFTGGYNYHGKHEFASLNIMAQSVEVIVRLAELAGQKQH from the coding sequence ATGGAACAGTTACTTGAGCGCTTTTTAAGTTATGTGGCAGTGGAAACCCAGGCAAAACCGCAGGCGCGTCAGGTGCCCAGCAGTGAAGGCCAATGGACACTGGCACGGCAATTACAGGAGGAGTTACTGGCGCTGGGTTTTGTTGATGTCACGCTTAGCGATCACTGCTGCGTCATGGGCACGCTGCCCGCTAATGTTGACTGGCCAACGCCGGTCATTGGCTTTATTTCGCATATGGATACTTCGCCAGACTACACGGCAAAAAATGTCAATCCGCAAATCATTGAAAACTACCGCGGCGGCGATATTGCGTTGGGTAATGGTGATGAGGTGCTGTCACCGGTTATGTTCCCGGTGTTGCATAAACTCACAGGACACACGTTAATCACCACCGACGGCAAAACTTTGCTGGGTGCCGATGACAAAGCGGGCATTGCAGAAATCATGACCGCAATGGCGCGCCTGACAAAAGGGGATATTCCACACGGTGCGATTCGCGTGGCCTTTACCCCAGATGAAGAGATTGGCCGTGGAACGTCTTACTTTGATGTAGAGGGCTTTGCCGCCGATTGGGCGTATACCGTGGACGGCAGCGATCTGGGTGAGTTTGAGTATGAAAACTTTAACGCGGCCTCGGCGACGGTAAAAATCACGGGCAATAATGTGCATCCCGGCTCAGCGAAAGGCGTCATGGTCAATGCGCTGGAGTTAGCCACGCAGTTTCATCAGGCGGTGCCGGCTAAAGAGAAGCCGCAATATACCGAAGGCTACGAAGGTTTCTATCACCTGCACCAGATGAAAGGCACGGTAGAAAATGCCGAGCTGCTGTACATCATTCGTGATTTTGATACCGAAAGCTTTGAGCAGCGCAAACAGGTGCTGGAACAGATCGCTCAGCAGATAAGCCAGGGTTTGCATCCGGATTGCTCAGTGAAGGTTGATATCACCAACAGCTATCGCAACATGCGTGAGAAAGTCGAGCCGTTTCCCCACATTATTGATCTGGCGCTGCAGGCCATGCGTGATTGTGGCATTGAGCCGAACGTAAAACCGATTCGTGGTGGAACGGACGGATCATCACTCTCCTGGAAAGGTTTACCTTGTCCAAACCTGTTTACCGGCGGCTATAACTACCACGGCAAACATGAGTTCGCGTCACTGAATATTATGGCGCAATCGGTGGAAGTGATTGTCCGTTTGGCTGAGTTGGCGGGTCAGAAACAGCATTAA
- the purB gene encoding adenylosuccinate lyase — protein MELSSLTAVSPVDGRYGDKVSPLRAIFSEYGLLKFRVEVEVRWLQKLADTAEIKEVPAFDADANAFLDAIVANFDETDAARIKTIERTTNHDVKAVEYFLKEKVADVPALHAVSEFIHFACTSEDINNLSHALMLETARRDVILPYWQQLIDAVKGLAHEYRDIPLLSRTHGQPATPSTMGKEMANVAYRLERQLRQLGRIEVLGKINGAVGNYNAHIAAYPEVDWHQLSENFVTSLGITWNPYTTQIEPHDYIAEMFDCIARFNTILIDFDRDVWGYVALNHFKQKTIAGEIGSSTMPHKVNPIDFENSEGNLGLANAVMQHLASKLPVSRWQRDLTDSTVLRNLGVGVGYALIAYQATLKGISKLEVNRDRLLDELDHNWEVLAEPIQTVMRRYGIEKPYEKLKELTRGKRVDAAGMQAFIDSLALPEEEKVRLKQMTPANYIGRAIQMVDDLK, from the coding sequence ATGGAATTATCCTCTCTGACCGCCGTCTCACCTGTCGATGGTCGTTACGGCGATAAAGTCAGCCCGCTGCGTGCGATTTTCAGCGAATACGGTTTGCTGAAATTCCGCGTTGAGGTTGAAGTACGCTGGTTACAAAAACTGGCTGATACCGCAGAGATCAAGGAAGTTCCTGCATTTGATGCCGACGCAAACGCTTTCCTTGACGCGATTGTGGCTAATTTCGACGAAACTGACGCTGCACGCATCAAAACCATCGAACGTACTACCAACCATGACGTTAAAGCGGTTGAGTATTTCCTGAAAGAAAAAGTGGCAGACGTGCCTGCGCTGCATGCCGTTTCTGAATTTATCCACTTTGCCTGCACTTCTGAAGATATCAACAATCTCTCTCACGCTTTGATGCTGGAAACCGCGCGCCGTGATGTGATCCTGCCTTACTGGCAGCAGTTGATTGATGCTGTAAAAGGTCTGGCGCACGAATACCGTGACATTCCTCTGCTTTCACGTACGCATGGTCAACCGGCTACGCCTTCTACCATGGGTAAAGAGATGGCTAACGTCGCTTACCGCCTGGAGCGTCAGCTGCGTCAACTCGGTCGCATTGAAGTGCTGGGAAAAATCAACGGTGCCGTGGGCAACTACAACGCCCACATTGCGGCTTACCCTGAAGTTGACTGGCATCAGCTGAGCGAGAACTTTGTCACCTCGCTGGGCATTACCTGGAACCCGTACACTACCCAAATTGAGCCGCATGACTACATCGCTGAGATGTTTGACTGCATTGCGCGTTTCAATACCATTCTGATCGATTTTGATCGCGATGTTTGGGGTTACGTGGCGCTGAACCACTTCAAGCAGAAAACCATTGCCGGTGAAATTGGTTCGTCAACCATGCCGCACAAGGTCAATCCGATTGACTTCGAAAACTCTGAAGGCAACCTGGGCTTGGCCAATGCGGTAATGCAGCATTTGGCCAGCAAACTGCCGGTTTCTCGCTGGCAGCGCGATCTGACCGATTCAACCGTACTGCGTAACTTGGGTGTGGGCGTTGGCTATGCGCTGATCGCTTATCAGGCGACGTTAAAAGGCATCTCAAAACTGGAAGTGAACCGCGATCGTCTGCTCGACGAACTGGATCACAACTGGGAAGTGTTGGCTGAGCCGATCCAAACCGTGATGCGTCGCTACGGTATCGAAAAGCCCTATGAAAAGCTGAAAGAGCTGACCCGCGGTAAACGTGTTGATGCTGCCGGTATGCAAGCCTTTATCGACAGCCTGGCGCTGCCAGAAGAAGAAAAAGTTCGCCTGAAGCAGATGACGCCAGCCAACTATATTGGCCGCGCTATTCAAATGGTTGATGACCTGAAGTAA
- the phoQ gene encoding two-component system sensor histidine kinase PhoQ — translation MSWLKRYRPISLRARFLLASAAIVLFLSLSYGMVAVIGYVVSFDKNTYRVMRGESNLFFTLAQWKENQLTIAQPERMTLNFPTLVFIYDEQGKLLWQQRDVPEIRNKIHRDWLLKPDFYEIDTSNRTSLAAMGNNISAQRRLHAWDTDSDDTFTHSVAVNRYDATTNLPALTIVVVDSIPQELQHSDVVWSWFSYVLAANLILIIPLLWLAAHWSLRPIGHLAQQVRELETSQRENLADNPPQELQSLVRNLNLLLTNERQRYTRYRTTLSDLTHSLKTPLAVLQSTLRSLRSGKELTVEQAEPVMLEQISRISQQIGYYLHRASMQADHNPLQRDLHSVSGLLDSLCSALNKVYQRKGVAITLDISPELTFFGDQNDFMEVMGNVLDNACKYCLEFIEVSAHQTEKSLHIYIDDDGPGIPESKRDLVFVRGQRADTLRPGQGLGLAVARDILEQYAGKIIASSSSLGGTRMEVIFQRQEV, via the coding sequence ATGTCCTGGCTTAAACGCTACCGCCCTATTTCGCTGCGCGCTCGCTTCCTGTTAGCGTCAGCGGCCATCGTACTTTTCCTGTCCCTCTCCTACGGCATGGTCGCTGTGATTGGCTATGTCGTGAGTTTTGATAAAAATACCTATCGCGTGATGCGCGGTGAGAGCAATCTGTTCTTTACGCTGGCTCAGTGGAAAGAGAATCAGCTCACCATTGCTCAACCCGAGCGCATGACGCTGAACTTCCCGACGCTGGTATTTATTTATGACGAACAAGGCAAGCTGCTGTGGCAGCAGCGCGATGTGCCTGAGATTCGCAATAAGATTCACCGTGACTGGCTGCTCAAGCCTGATTTCTACGAAATCGATACCAGCAATCGCACCAGTCTGGCAGCGATGGGTAACAATATTTCAGCGCAGCGACGGCTTCACGCCTGGGATACCGATAGCGACGATACCTTTACTCACTCGGTAGCCGTGAATCGTTATGATGCCACGACCAATTTGCCCGCACTGACCATCGTGGTGGTCGATTCCATTCCCCAGGAATTACAACATTCCGATGTCGTGTGGTCATGGTTTAGCTATGTGTTAGCGGCCAATTTGATTTTAATTATTCCACTGCTGTGGTTGGCCGCACACTGGAGTTTGCGTCCTATCGGTCATCTTGCTCAGCAGGTACGTGAGCTGGAAACCAGTCAGCGTGAAAATTTGGCTGATAACCCGCCGCAGGAATTGCAAAGCCTAGTGCGCAATCTCAACTTGTTATTAACCAATGAACGGCAGCGCTATACGCGCTATCGCACCACCTTGTCGGATCTCACGCACAGTTTGAAAACCCCGCTGGCGGTGCTGCAAAGTACCTTACGATCGTTACGCAGCGGCAAGGAACTGACGGTTGAGCAGGCTGAGCCAGTGATGTTGGAACAGATTAGTCGGATTTCACAACAGATTGGCTATTACCTGCATCGCGCCAGCATGCAGGCCGATCACAATCCTTTGCAGCGCGACCTACATTCAGTTTCAGGCTTGCTCGACAGCTTGTGTTCCGCTCTCAACAAGGTTTATCAGCGCAAAGGCGTGGCAATCACGCTCGATATTTCACCTGAGCTGACCTTTTTTGGCGATCAAAATGATTTTATGGAAGTGATGGGCAATGTGCTGGATAACGCCTGCAAATATTGTCTGGAATTCATCGAAGTCAGCGCGCATCAAACCGAGAAGTCTTTGCATATCTATATTGATGACGATGGTCCTGGCATACCAGAAAGTAAGCGCGACCTGGTCTTCGTGCGCGGACAACGCGCCGACACGCTGCGGCCCGGACAGGGATTAGGTCTGGCGGTGGCGCGAGACATTCTTGAGCAATATGCCGGCAAGATTATTGCCTCAAGCAGTTCGCTGGGTGGCACACGAATGGAAGTCATTTTTCAACGCCAGGAAGTCTGA
- the potB gene encoding spermidine/putrescine ABC transporter permease PotB, with protein sequence MKLMRNRFQKSVIALIVGWLALFVFLPNLMIFVTSFLTRDDAHFVSMVFTFSNYTRLLDPLYAEVLLHSLNMAFIATAFCLLLGYPFAWCLTKLPARLRPLMLFLLIVPFWTNSLIRIYGLKIFLSTRGWLNDFLLWIGVIDKPFRIMYTSEAVILGLVYILLPFMVLPLYSSLEKLDRSYLEAARDLGASKLQTFFRIILPLTMPGIVAGCLLVLIPAMGLFYVADLMGGAKNLLIGNIIKSQFLNIRDWPFGAATSIVMTLLMGLLLLIYWRVARLLNKKAELE encoded by the coding sequence ATGAAACTGATGCGTAATCGTTTCCAGAAGAGCGTTATCGCGCTGATCGTCGGTTGGTTAGCGCTGTTCGTTTTCTTGCCTAACCTGATGATTTTTGTCACCAGCTTTTTAACCCGTGACGATGCGCATTTTGTCAGCATGGTATTTACCTTCAGTAATTACACGCGTTTACTTGATCCCTTGTATGCCGAAGTGCTGCTGCACTCGCTGAATATGGCGTTTATCGCCACCGCCTTCTGTTTGTTGCTGGGTTATCCTTTCGCCTGGTGTCTGACTAAATTGCCTGCACGCCTGCGTCCGCTGATGCTGTTTCTGTTGATCGTGCCCTTCTGGACCAATTCCCTGATTCGTATTTACGGCCTGAAAATCTTTCTCAGCACTCGCGGCTGGCTCAACGACTTTCTGCTCTGGATCGGGGTAATCGATAAGCCATTTCGCATTATGTACACCTCGGAAGCGGTGATCTTGGGTCTGGTCTATATCCTGCTGCCGTTTATGGTGCTGCCGCTCTACTCCAGCCTGGAAAAACTCGATAGAAGTTATCTGGAGGCGGCACGCGATTTAGGCGCCAGCAAGCTGCAGACTTTTTTCCGCATTATCTTACCGCTGACTATGCCGGGCATTGTCGCAGGCTGCTTGCTGGTATTGATTCCGGCAATGGGGCTGTTTTATGTCGCTGATTTAATGGGCGGCGCGAAAAACCTGCTCATCGGTAACATCATAAAAAGCCAGTTCCTGAACATTCGCGACTGGCCTTTTGGCGCAGCCACCAGCATCGTGATGACACTTTTAATGGGGCTGTTACTGCTGATTTACTGGCGCGTAGCGCGCCTGCTGAATAAAAAGGCGGAACTGGAATGA
- the potC gene encoding spermidine/putrescine ABC transporter permease PotC → MMARLLRGGFMTVIYAGFYIPIVILIVNSFNASRFGINWQGFSTQWYSLLMNNDSLIQAAQHSLIMGVLSASCATLIGSLTAVALYRYRFRGKPFVSGMLFVVMMSPDIVMAISLLVLFMLLGISLGFWSLLFSHITFCLPFVVITVYSRLKGFDVRMLEAAKDLGASETTILRKIILPLAMPAVAAGWLLSFTLSMDDVVVSSFVTGPTFEILPLKIYSMVKVGVSPEVNALATILMLLSLLLVAGSQWLLRDKTKT, encoded by the coding sequence ATGATGGCTCGCCTGCTACGCGGCGGTTTTATGACCGTTATCTACGCCGGGTTTTATATCCCGATTGTGATTTTGATCGTTAACTCATTTAACGCCTCACGTTTCGGTATCAACTGGCAAGGTTTCAGTACGCAGTGGTACAGCCTGCTGATGAACAATGACAGCCTGATCCAGGCAGCACAGCATTCGCTGATAATGGGCGTGCTCTCTGCCAGCTGCGCCACGCTTATTGGCTCGCTAACCGCCGTCGCGCTTTATCGCTATCGCTTTCGCGGTAAACCGTTTGTCAGCGGCATGTTGTTTGTCGTGATGATGTCACCTGACATCGTGATGGCTATTTCGCTGCTGGTGCTGTTTATGTTATTGGGTATTTCGCTTGGCTTCTGGTCGCTGCTGTTTTCCCATATCACCTTCTGCTTACCCTTTGTGGTCATTACCGTCTATTCGCGGCTCAAAGGATTTGATGTACGGATGCTGGAAGCCGCAAAAGATTTGGGTGCCAGCGAAACCACTATTTTACGTAAAATTATTCTGCCGCTGGCGATGCCTGCGGTTGCGGCTGGTTGGCTGCTGAGCTTTACCCTGTCGATGGATGACGTGGTGGTTTCGTCGTTCGTCACCGGACCAACATTTGAAATTTTGCCACTTAAAATTTACTCGATGGTCAAGGTGGGCGTATCACCTGAAGTGAATGCACTCGCCACAATTTTGATGCTGCTTTCGTTGCTGTTAGTCGCTGGCAGCCAATGGTTGCTGCGTGACAAAACTAAAACCTAA
- the mnmA gene encoding tRNA 2-thiouridine(34) synthase MnmA gives MSDISRNTLQNCNLDNSQKKVIVGMSGGVDSSVSAWLLQQQGYQVEGLFMKNWEEDDGEEYCTAADDLADAQAVCDKLGMKLHKVNFAAEYWDNVFEHFLEEYKAGRTPNPDILCNKEIKFKAFLEFAAEDLGADFIATGHYVRRQDIDGQSHLLRGLDGNKDQSYFLYTLSHQQIAQSLFPVGELEKPEVRRIAEELDLITAKKKDSTGICFIGERKFRDFLARYLPAQPGEIETVDGDVVGEHQGLMYHTLGQRKGLGIGGMRESKDDPWYVVDKDVERNRLIVAQGGDHPRLMSVGLIAQQLHWVNRQPITAPLRCTVKTRYRQADIPCEIIPHGDDRIEVRFDEPVAAVTPGQSAVFYLGEICLGGGIIEERLPWVAA, from the coding sequence ATGTCTGATATTTCCCGGAACACTCTTCAAAACTGCAACCTGGACAACAGCCAGAAAAAAGTGATCGTCGGTATGTCCGGCGGCGTTGATTCTTCCGTTTCCGCCTGGTTACTGCAACAGCAGGGTTATCAGGTTGAAGGTCTGTTCATGAAGAACTGGGAAGAGGACGACGGTGAGGAGTATTGCACCGCCGCGGACGACCTGGCCGATGCGCAAGCTGTATGCGACAAGCTTGGCATGAAGCTGCATAAAGTTAACTTTGCTGCGGAATACTGGGATAACGTCTTCGAGCATTTTCTTGAAGAGTATAAAGCGGGCCGAACGCCGAACCCGGATATCCTCTGTAACAAAGAGATCAAATTCAAAGCTTTCCTTGAATTCGCCGCAGAAGATCTGGGCGCGGATTTCATTGCCACCGGTCACTATGTGCGTCGTCAGGACATTGATGGCCAAAGCCACCTGCTGCGCGGCCTCGATGGTAATAAAGATCAAAGCTATTTCCTTTACACGCTCAGCCACCAGCAGATTGCACAAAGCTTGTTCCCGGTGGGCGAACTGGAAAAACCCGAGGTTCGCCGTATCGCCGAAGAGTTGGATCTGATTACTGCTAAGAAAAAGGATTCCACCGGCATCTGCTTCATTGGCGAGCGCAAATTCCGTGACTTCCTTGCGCGCTACCTGCCGGCTCAGCCGGGCGAAATTGAAACCGTTGACGGCGACGTTGTCGGTGAACATCAGGGCTTGATGTATCACACGTTGGGTCAGCGCAAAGGTCTCGGCATTGGCGGCATGAGAGAGAGCAAAGACGATCCTTGGTATGTAGTCGACAAAGACGTTGAGCGCAATCGCCTGATTGTCGCCCAAGGGGGCGATCATCCTCGTCTGATGTCGGTGGGTTTGATTGCACAACAGCTGCACTGGGTAAATCGTCAGCCCATCACTGCGCCACTGCGTTGCACCGTGAAAACGCGCTATCGCCAGGCTGACATTCCCTGTGAAATTATTCCGCATGGCGATGATCGTATTGAAGTGCGCTTTGACGAACCTGTGGCTGCGGTCACGCCGGGCCAGTCAGCGGTGTTCTATCTTGGCGAAATCTGCCTTGGCGGCGGTATTATCGAAGAGCGCCTGCCGTGGGTTGCCGCTTAA
- the potA gene encoding spermidine/putrescine ABC transporter ATP-binding protein PotA translates to MTQTRAHQALVTLSGISKAFDGKSIIEDFNLTIRHGEFITLLGPSGCGKTTILRLIAGLEEADSGRITLDNHDITDTPAEHRHANTVFQSYALFPHMSVFENVAFGLRMQKTPEAEITTRVNAVLAMVQLDAFADRRPHQLSGGQQQRVAIARAVVNRPKVLLLDESLSALDYKLRKQMQNELKALQRKLGITFVFVTHDQEEALTMSDRIVVMRDGKIEQDGTPREIYEEPKNLFVARFIGEINVFDAEVIASENAPRVRARVESRECDIHCPFPVQPGDKLHVMLRPEDLRVEEIHDDSVFEGLIGYVRERNYKGMTLESTVELENGKLVTVSEFFNEDDPDFDHSLNQKMAVNWVASWEVVLPYETDA, encoded by the coding sequence ATGACGCAAACACGCGCACACCAGGCGCTGGTTACGCTTTCTGGCATCAGTAAAGCTTTCGATGGCAAATCCATCATTGAAGATTTCAACCTGACGATTCGTCACGGTGAGTTTATCACTCTGCTCGGCCCGTCAGGCTGCGGCAAAACGACCATTTTGCGCCTGATTGCCGGGCTGGAAGAAGCCGACAGCGGTCGCATCACCTTAGACAATCACGACATCACAGATACACCTGCAGAGCATCGCCACGCTAACACGGTGTTTCAAAGTTATGCCCTGTTTCCGCACATGTCGGTATTCGAGAACGTCGCCTTTGGTCTGCGCATGCAGAAAACGCCCGAAGCCGAGATAACCACACGGGTTAACGCGGTGCTGGCCATGGTTCAGCTGGATGCGTTTGCCGATCGCCGCCCTCATCAATTATCAGGTGGCCAGCAGCAGCGTGTTGCTATTGCTCGCGCCGTCGTGAATCGCCCGAAAGTCTTGCTGCTGGACGAATCCCTTTCGGCGCTGGATTACAAATTGCGCAAGCAGATGCAGAACGAATTGAAAGCTTTGCAGCGTAAACTGGGTATCACCTTTGTTTTCGTGACGCACGATCAGGAAGAAGCGCTGACCATGTCCGATCGTATTGTGGTGATGCGCGATGGCAAAATTGAACAAGACGGCACACCGCGAGAGATTTACGAAGAGCCTAAAAACCTGTTTGTCGCCCGCTTTATAGGCGAAATTAATGTCTTCGACGCTGAAGTTATCGCCAGCGAAAACGCGCCGCGCGTGCGTGCGCGCGTAGAAAGTCGCGAATGCGATATCCATTGTCCTTTCCCGGTGCAGCCCGGCGACAAACTGCATGTCATGCTGCGCCCAGAAGATTTGCGCGTTGAAGAGATTCACGACGACAGTGTGTTTGAAGGGCTGATCGGTTATGTACGTGAACGCAACTACAAAGGGATGACGCTGGAATCCACCGTTGAGCTTGAGAATGGCAAACTGGTCACTGTGAGCGAATTTTTCAATGAAGACGATCCTGACTTTGACCACTCGCTGAATCAAAAGATGGCAGTGAATTGGGTCGCAAGCTGGGAGGTAGTGCTGCCGTATGAAACTGATGCGTAA
- the hflD gene encoding high frequency lysogenization protein HflD — MAKNYQEITVALAGICQAAHLVQLLAHQGHCPSEELAVSLRSVLDLNPSSTLAVFGNEEANLRLGLETLMAVLNSSSRQGSGAELTRYTLSMMVLERKLSANKQAMATLAQRIGQLDRQLAHYELESETILSAMAGIYVDVISPLGPRIQVTGSPTVLQNPLLQSKVRATLLAGIRAAVLWQQVGGGRLQLMFSRQRLLREAKTLLSRLPLTY, encoded by the coding sequence GTGGCTAAGAATTATCAAGAAATTACCGTTGCGCTGGCCGGCATTTGCCAGGCCGCGCATCTGGTGCAGCTACTCGCGCATCAGGGACATTGCCCGTCGGAAGAACTTGCCGTATCGCTGCGCAGCGTGCTGGATTTGAATCCCTCTTCGACCCTGGCGGTGTTTGGTAACGAAGAAGCTAACCTGCGCCTCGGCCTGGAAACGTTAATGGCGGTACTGAACAGCAGCAGCCGTCAAGGCTCAGGCGCGGAGTTGACGCGTTACACGTTGAGCATGATGGTGTTGGAGCGCAAACTCAGCGCTAACAAGCAAGCGATGGCGACGCTGGCCCAGCGTATTGGACAGTTGGATCGTCAACTGGCGCACTATGAGCTGGAGTCTGAAACTATTCTCAGCGCTATGGCCGGTATTTATGTCGATGTCATCAGCCCGCTCGGCCCACGCATTCAGGTGACGGGTTCACCAACGGTATTACAGAATCCACTGTTGCAAAGCAAAGTACGCGCGACGTTGTTGGCGGGTATTCGTGCAGCGGTGCTCTGGCAGCAGGTTGGCGGTGGCCGCCTGCAGCTGATGTTTTCGCGCCAGCGTCTGCTGCGTGAAGCAAAAACCCTTTTATCCCGGCTGCCACTGACTTACTAA
- the phoP gene encoding two-component system response regulator PhoP, producing the protein MRVLVVEDNALLRHHLAVQLRDMGHQVDAAEDAKEADYFLQEHLPDIALVDLGLPDEDGMSLIRRWRSDSVRQPILVLTAREGWQAKVEALEAGADDYVTKPFHIEEVAARLQALMRRNSGHASQIIDMSPFQVDLSRRELTVNEQPVKLTAFEYTIVETLIRNAGKVVSKDSLMLQLYPDAELRESHTIDVLMGRLRKKILALHPTEVIATVRGQGYRFDL; encoded by the coding sequence ATGCGTGTTCTGGTTGTGGAAGATAATGCCCTGCTGCGCCACCATCTTGCGGTTCAACTGCGTGATATGGGTCATCAGGTTGATGCCGCCGAAGACGCCAAAGAGGCCGATTACTTTCTGCAGGAACATCTGCCGGACATCGCGTTAGTTGATCTGGGCTTACCGGATGAAGATGGCATGTCACTGATTCGCCGCTGGCGCAGTGATTCAGTGCGTCAGCCGATTTTAGTGCTCACTGCCCGCGAAGGCTGGCAAGCCAAAGTGGAAGCGCTAGAAGCCGGTGCTGACGATTACGTCACCAAACCTTTTCATATCGAAGAAGTCGCCGCACGACTGCAAGCCTTGATGCGCCGTAACAGCGGTCACGCTTCGCAAATCATCGACATGTCACCGTTTCAGGTTGATCTCTCCCGTCGCGAACTCACCGTTAACGAACAGCCGGTTAAATTGACGGCCTTTGAGTACACGATTGTTGAAACGCTGATTCGTAACGCAGGCAAAGTGGTCAGCAAAGATTCGCTGATGCTACAGCTTTATCCCGATGCCGAGTTGCGCGAAAGTCATACCATTGACGTGTTGATGGGCCGTCTGCGCAAAAAAATTCTGGCGCTGCATCCCACCGAAGTGATCGCTACCGTGCGTGGGCAAGGTTATCGCTTTGACCTGTAA